GCGCGGTAGAACGTCCCCACCATTGGCGACGTAATGTCCACAAGCCGACTACTAGCACTGGAAGGCGGGGGGGCCGACGCCGCTGAAGCCTCCTGAGGTGGAGCGGCTGGAGGCGACACCCCTGGCGTTAGAGCCACGGCAGGTGTCTGCGCAGGCGGCAGGCTAACAGGAGGAACCGCTAGAGCTGTAGGCGCTAATTCCCCGCCCCCTAGGGCCGATCGTCGCCGGATTGTCAGTTCAAAATCTGCCGCCTTCAAGGTCAACTCCTCAATCTCCGTTTGATCGAGGGTGGTTAATAGATCCCGCAGTTCACTAAATTCTAGTTGCACAGCTTATTCTCGACCCAGGTAGGAATCTGTACGCGTATCAATGCGAATCCGTTCACCCACGGAAATAAACAGGGGAACCATCACCTGTGCCCCAGTTTCCACGATCGCGGGCTTGGTCCCGCCCGTGGCCGTATCCCCCTTGACCCCTGGATCAGTTTCCGTGACTTCCAGGACCACCGAGTTGGGCAGTTCCACCTCAATCACCTGCTGTCCCCAGAAGATGACATTGACCTCCATTCCCTCCTTGAGGTACTTGACGCGATCGCCAATTTGATCAGCGCGTAAATGCCCTTCCTCATAGGTATTCATATCCATAAAGACGAAGTCTTCGCCGTCCTTATAGGTATGCTGCATGGTCCGTTTTTCCAGGGTGGCCTGGGGGACCATTTCCCCGGCCCGGAACGTCCGTTCAACGACATTCCCGTTTTGAACATTTTTGAGCTTGGTGCGTACAAACGCCGATCCCTTACCCGGCTTAACGTGTAGAAACTCTTGCACCCGCCAAACCGAACCATCGAGTTCGATCGTGGTGCCCGTGCGAAAGTCGTTGCTGGAGATCATGAATCCGCCACTCGGAGAGAACAATCGGCATTTTATTCTACCCCCCTGCCGGGGCTTCTCCAAACTTTCTTGTTTCTGGCAACGGTTTGAGATCGCAAACGTTCTTGGGGAACTGCCCTATGGCAAGATAGGAGCAAGCCCCAACGCGTGAGCGTTTCAACGTTTCCCTACGCCCGCGTTCTCGCGTTTGCGTACCCGCGTTCCCGGCTACCTAAATGATGATATCCCTCACCTGAAATTATGTTGCATTTGCTTTACAAGCTATCCTTATGGCCCCTGTGGGTCGCCCGTTGCCTCAAAGGGGCGGCGATCGTAGTGGCCTTGAGTCTGTGTCTGGGGTTGGTAGCAACCCCCGCCCAGGCAATGGTGCTGGCGGCACTGCCTGCGGGGAATCCGATCACCGATGGCAAGGCCCTGCTGCGCCATGCCCTGCCCATTGATAACCCCCCCGTGCGGGAATTGCAGGCCAGTCTGGAAGATATCAGTACCCAATTACGGGCGAATCGGCGGTGGCCAGCGGTGGCACGGGATGTACAGCAAGCACGGCGGGTCCTCGAAGGCCAGCGCGACGATCTCCTCGCCAGTGTAACCCCAGCCTACCAAGCCAAGGCCACCGAAATTCTGGCTAGCTTGGAGAACTCGCTCGATCGCCTGCAAGCCAGTACCGAGGCCAAGGATAAGGAAGCCGTGTGGACCGAGCGTGCCCAGGCCCTCGATCTGGTGGGCGAACTGGAGGAATACATGGTACAAGCTTTCCCTTTCGAGATACCCACCGCCTATCAAAACCTCCCCCAACTGAAGGGACGGGCCACGATCGCCATGAAAACCGATCGGGGCGATTTGACCATTGTGGTCGATGGCTATAATGCCCCCATAACCGCAGGGAACTTTGTTGATCTGGTGCAACGGGGATTTTATGATGGTCTGGAATTTACCCGTGCCGAGGATGGCTATGTCTTGCAGGCCGGTGATCCGCCTGGAGAGGCAGTCGGCTTTATTGATCCTCAAACAAAAACCTATCGCGCCATTCCGTTGGAAATTCGGGTCCAGGATGATCCGGTGCCCATCTACGGCGTGACCCTGGAAACGGCTGGTCGCTACCTGGAACAACCCGTGTTGCCCTTCTCCGCCTACGGCACCGTGGCTATGGCCCGCCCCAGTGATGACCCCAATGGAGGGTCGTCCCAATTTTTCTTCCTACTATTTCAACCGGAACTAACCCCGGCGGGGTCGAACCTGCTCGATGGTCGGTATGCGGTCTTTGGCTATGTCACCGAAGGCAAGGAAGTTCTGGGCAAGCTCAAGCAGGGCGACAAGATCATCTCCGCTAAAGTCATTAGCGGGGCTGAAAACTTGGAACCAGCCAAAGGCTAACGTGTAAGCACAGCCAGCGTCAGAGGCACTTGGCATAACGTCTACCAGGATAATGGGGGAGACCTGGGTCTCTTGCCAGTCCCCCAACTTACACAGCCTTTACCTAATTTACTCAGTACACTGTTACGGTTTGGATCTGGAACCAACCGGTAGCTCTCCTCCCCCAACCCCTTCTCAGATGTTTATAGTTATTTCAGATTAGAAAGAGATGTCTAAGCTCCTCTCCCGCTCTGGGAGAGGAGTTGGGGTGAGGGCGCTGTTTCAGCCTAAATTGCAATGACTATAAGTCCCTCTCCCGCTCTGGGAGAGGGATTTAGGGTGAGGGCCGCACCCGTGGGCTGCACCCATCCTACCCGTGTAAAACTGTGCTTTATGATTGAGGTAAAGGCTGTAAGCCAGCAGATCAGGAGGCGATCGCCCCTACCGCCACTTACAAATCTTCCAGGAACTCCCCATCGGCAGTTTTGTCTTGAACGCCCTTGACGATCCGGGATAGTTCGCTCTTCTCATCCACAACAACGCGGGTGGGGACACCGCTGATAATCCGCTCATAATTGCGGAAGGAGTCCTGAATTTCTGGCCCCCGTTCGCTGATGATGTACTCACGGATGCCCTTATCGTGCCACGATCCGCGCATCTTGAAGACATTAATCGCCCGTGCCATCTCGCCACGGATTTCCACATACTGCAACATCAAAATCGTGTCCGTAATGGTGGAAATGTGGGAATCGGTAATCGAGTGAGACCCCATGAATTGGTCAGTGGTATTGGTGAAAAAGCCCGTGATTTCCTCCTGCTTGGCATAACCCGTCACACCAATGATGAATTGTCGGAAGGCGTTGTTACTCACCCCCCGCGCCAAAGCCGACAGCGAGTCGATCGCGATACAGGCAGGCTTAAACTCGGAAATATAGGAGCGGATAATTTGCAAATGGTCCTCCAGACCTGCTGATTCCGGATAGGCACAAAGGATTTTGAGCAGCCCCTTGTGCTCCATCTCCTCAAAATCCGTTCCCCAGGAGTAGGCATTGCGCATCAGTTGGGCGCGGGATTCTTCATAGGCAAATAGGATCGCCCGCTCGCCATTCATGCACGCATTTTGCAAGAACTTGCTGACCAGCAGGGTTTTGCCTGTCCCAGTTGCCCCCGTAACCAGAATAATCGAGTCCTTGAAAAAGCCGCCGCCGCACATTTCATCCAGCGTCTTAACGCCAGAAGAAATGCGGACATTGGACGATCGCTGCGTTAAGCGCATAGCCCCAAGCGGGAAAATGTTAATGCCTTCATTGGTAATGGTAAACGGGTATTCCCCCTTCATGTGGGTAGTCCCGCGCAATTTGAGAATCTCGATCGTGCGCCGCCGCCGTTCCCCATCCAGCACATTGCGCACGATCACAACGTTATCCGAAACAAACTCCTCGACCCCAAACCGTGCCACCGGACCATACTCTTCCTCACGCTCCGTGGTCATGATCGTGGTCACCCCCACCTGTTTGAGACGGGCCACCAACCGAAAGATCTCCCGGCGCACCACTGAGGCCGCATCGTACTGCTGAAAGACTGCCGTGATCGAGTCGATCGACACCCGCTTAGCCTTGTACTTATTAATGGCGTAGTTGATCCGTTCAATCAGGGCAGACAGATCAAACCCCCCAACCACATCCTGGCCTTCCGGGTCCGGTGAGGCATCCAAGATAAACAATTTCCCTTGTTCAATCAGTTCGTCCAGCTTCCACCCAAAGCTCTGGGCATTCTTGACAATATCCGTGGGCGACTCCTCAAACGTGACAAATACCCCCGGCTCATCAAAATGGGCAATCCCGTTACGCAGGAACTGAGCCGCTAGCAAGGTTTTCCCGGTTCCAGACGTTCCACTGACCAGGGTAGTGCGACCAATGGGAAGCCCCC
This DNA window, taken from Trichothermofontia sichuanensis B231, encodes the following:
- the kaiC gene encoding circadian clock protein KaiC, producing the protein MSQFEQASSQPAAEAGSNVRAIQKIRTMIEGFDDITHGGLPIGRTTLVSGTSGTGKTLLAAQFLRNGIAHFDEPGVFVTFEESPTDIVKNAQSFGWKLDELIEQGKLFILDASPDPEGQDVVGGFDLSALIERINYAINKYKAKRVSIDSITAVFQQYDAASVVRREIFRLVARLKQVGVTTIMTTEREEEYGPVARFGVEEFVSDNVVIVRNVLDGERRRRTIEILKLRGTTHMKGEYPFTITNEGINIFPLGAMRLTQRSSNVRISSGVKTLDEMCGGGFFKDSIILVTGATGTGKTLLVSKFLQNACMNGERAILFAYEESRAQLMRNAYSWGTDFEEMEHKGLLKILCAYPESAGLEDHLQIIRSYISEFKPACIAIDSLSALARGVSNNAFRQFIIGVTGYAKQEEITGFFTNTTDQFMGSHSITDSHISTITDTILMLQYVEIRGEMARAINVFKMRGSWHDKGIREYIISERGPEIQDSFRNYERIISGVPTRVVVDEKSELSRIVKGVQDKTADGEFLEDL
- the efp gene encoding elongation factor P, producing MISSNDFRTGTTIELDGSVWRVQEFLHVKPGKGSAFVRTKLKNVQNGNVVERTFRAGEMVPQATLEKRTMQHTYKDGEDFVFMDMNTYEEGHLRADQIGDRVKYLKEGMEVNVIFWGQQVIEVELPNSVVLEVTETDPGVKGDTATGGTKPAIVETGAQVMVPLFISVGERIRIDTRTDSYLGRE
- a CDS encoding peptidylprolyl isomerase; the protein is MLHLLYKLSLWPLWVARCLKGAAIVVALSLCLGLVATPAQAMVLAALPAGNPITDGKALLRHALPIDNPPVRELQASLEDISTQLRANRRWPAVARDVQQARRVLEGQRDDLLASVTPAYQAKATEILASLENSLDRLQASTEAKDKEAVWTERAQALDLVGELEEYMVQAFPFEIPTAYQNLPQLKGRATIAMKTDRGDLTIVVDGYNAPITAGNFVDLVQRGFYDGLEFTRAEDGYVLQAGDPPGEAVGFIDPQTKTYRAIPLEIRVQDDPVPIYGVTLETAGRYLEQPVLPFSAYGTVAMARPSDDPNGGSSQFFFLLFQPELTPAGSNLLDGRYAVFGYVTEGKEVLGKLKQGDKIISAKVISGAENLEPAKG
- the accB gene encoding acetyl-CoA carboxylase biotin carboxyl carrier protein is translated as MQLEFSELRDLLTTLDQTEIEELTLKAADFELTIRRRSALGGGELAPTALAVPPVSLPPAQTPAVALTPGVSPPAAPPQEASAASAPPPSSASSRLVDITSPMVGTFYRAPAPDEPPYVEVGDHVRVGQTVCILEAMKLMNELESEVSGTIVEILIENADPVEFGQVLMRVKPD